Below is a genomic region from Eupeodes corollae chromosome 1, idEupCoro1.1, whole genome shotgun sequence.
TAAGAGCTTTGTCACTGTTAAATAATAACAAGaattgatttttcgaaaactcgcaaatttattaataatttggtcgtCAGTAGCAAGTCCAATCTCCTGCATTGTCAATTATGGCGTGGCACTGTCAGGGCATACTTTCCACTAGTTTTTCTGCGTATTCTACTGAAAAAGACCTCCAAATATTCCGAATTTGCCGAGAAAGATGATATAAATTACATGCTTTGCGTCTGCGAAGCTGCATTTTCATCAAAGCTCACACATTTTCTATGGGATTTGCATCCAATGACTGAGATGGCCAATCTAAAGTGAAAACTACGTTGTCCTCTTGAAGGATCCACCTTTCAATTATCTTGACATACAATTGCTTAGCAGATAGTAACAAAgccttttgatatattttattcattttttcggCATTTGAATTCTCTGTAAACAAGAACAAAGTACAAAAACCTTTGTTTGAGAAGCACCCCCAAACATAGACCTTGACGGGTGGTTAAAGTTCGTTGGAACATCCTACTGGTGGAGGTTGTCCAGGCGTGTTTGATGCTCAGAAATGCCCAGAAAGAGGATTCAtcagaaaaaattaagttgctcCAATCGCGGTCGAAGTTTTCATTCACCATTTCCACTCGTTTTTCAACGTGTTTTGCACTTAACATTGGTTTTTCCAAAGTACTGCGATATTTCAGTTTATTGGTAAGCAAGTGCCTGCGAATCGTTCCGTTAGATATGTCAACACCTTTTGCTTTCAATTTCACAGCTTCACGTAAAGTCAAAGTTGGATCTTTTGAGAACAACGCGAGAATCTTTTTTTCGTCTGCGATCAGGAATATCATCAACGTTACCACCTTTTTATAGCGATTTATCAACTTGCTACCGAACTGCTTCGGTTTCCCATATTTTTCATGCAAACATAGAAAAATTGCCTCAAAGCGAGAGGCGTAAACAGCACTCATTTCGAAAAACTACTCAATTGGAGACTAAATTTGACAGACAGCCgactttttacaaaaagcatGAAGGATTGAGGTGCCCTCTATGTCATAGAAAAAGAAACAGGACTctctgattttttatttatacggTTAACAGTGACCACGCTCTTATGTAACAGACTGTAATATTCAGATATAAACAGATGGAATGTTGGGATGTGAAATTCTAGACACTTTTCCATCGCCTGTCTAAGGGTAAAGATCTGATCTTTTATCGACCGTATGTATCATACTGTTGATACAAGAAGAGATGCCAGAAGACTGGCGTAAAGTTATTATATGTATGATACATACGGTCGATAAAAGATCAGATCTTTACCCTTAGACAGGCGATGGAAAAGTGTCTAGAATTTCACATCCCAACATTCCATCTGTTTATATCTTTAATAATAACTTTACGCCAGTCTTCTGGCATCTCTTCTTGTATCAACACTTCATATATAACTTGGGTGTACGTTATACACATGCTATTGGTGAAATTCAGAGTGATTTATGCCCCAGAATTATAAAAAGCTGGATATTTAGATTGATAATGGCATTCATATTTCTTCTAATCGGATACAAAATTTCGATAATATTTCCCGCTaactttgttgttaaatttgaatatataaaaatctcTTAAGGAAAAGCCCTATAGTTGACCATGTTAAGTAGAAAAGCCAATGACATGATTGAATTACTTCTGACACTTTAACTTGTTCTTATTGTTTGtcaaaagtgtgtttttttatcgacaaaacaaaaacaatcattttaatcttaaacttttttcaGTTCCAAACAACTCTACGAAATCATCTATAACCGTGTAAATACCGACTTACTAATGTGGGAGCCAAGTTCTCCGAGTTTTATTAGGAAAGCCAAACCACCACCAGCCCCAACGATAGAACAAAGTCTCCTTAATATCGGAATGATGGATTCAATGTATGTGCCATCTACATCACCCCTTCATCCCTATGACACCTATGACAACGATGCTATTCCAACTCCAAAGCATTACTCATCGTCTGAGGATGAttgtggcggtggtggtggtgtcggcggtggcggtggcggtggcTGTGACCATGATAGTGGTGGACCTTCAGACAACGAATCGGACAGTATATATTACTCGACATATGAAAAGAAACGTAGCAAACGTAGTCTTGCCACTCAAGCGGCCATGAAAACCAGTGGCTGTTCGTTTGAGTTGTCGGTTGGCAAAGGTGTGCTGTCGCTGTTTCCTCCGGTACGTGATGCCGAGAATCGGGTCTTACCAAATCAACTAGGTGAATTTAGAATTGCGGTCGAGGACTTTTGTATATTCTCTGTGAGTAGATTTAATGGCAATGACAATATGGCATATCTGTGTTTGCATACGAAGGATCTTCAAATGTTCCATTGTGgtaagtgtttattttttgaatgtacACAAAAAAGTTACACACAGTTTTCtttgtctttttatttgaattacaGGTCTTATCCCAACAAGAGACAGTGAGCCAGGATTACCTGAATTCAAGTGTATTCCCCATCACATGCAATCAACGTTCTACTCCTCGCCGGCAAATCTAACAAAAAGTGACAATGAAGGTAACGTGAATCGTGAAATGCTTTCGTTAGCCatcgaaattaaaaaagttccCGATCAATCCTTGAAGGTAATTAATTACTTGCGTCTCAATCATACAAACAATAATCATTGACAATGATTTTTCCAGCGTTTGAAGATAACTACGGGAATTCAAAAGGCGACTTTGAGACACAACCCAGCTCTGTCGCAGCACACTTGGTTGAATCAGTTGATTGACTTTCTGGATgttattgtaagaaaattgaTGCTTCTTCTATTAAATTGATCCTTATtcatttctaattttgtttggcGTCTTTTCAAGGATTATCCAATTGAAGGATACAAACCCTACGGAATCGTTACTGAGATCCAGGTTCATTTATGGGATTGTGCCATTGACTAtcggtttgtttgatttttttaaaccacattttcggatttgtttttttaattgaatttattttgttcagcCCCAAGAACTTCCCATTCCGCAGTGTTATAGAAATCGGATCCTTTATGATGAGTAGCAATATTGTATCATCTGTTCCTGGTTGCACATTGCGTTTTATTGCCGAGGAGTGTATCCTTTCATTGGCTCCTTATGTGAgtttgaattgagttgaaatttGGTAACAGTAATTAATGTTGAACCTTTGCAGGAACCTAAATCGAGCAAATCGGAGAATAAAGTCACTGCTTTGCCATCATCTAATCTAGTCCCCGTTATAGATATTGGTCTGTTGGATATTTCGTTGCGTTTGAATGAGAAGGCATCGGAACGTAGTCCGAAACTGGATCTTCGGACATCCATACAAGATGTCCACATACGAAGTTGCTTTGATTCTGGCCGGGCTTTGGCTACTCTCATCGCCTATGTGGCCAGTGATGGAGATCTGCTGAATGTCGGCGATGATGACGAGAGTATGACTTCGTCAATGGAATCGTCGGTTTACAGTGATGCTAGTTTATTCTCGATGAAGGACCGAAAGAGCTCAATCCCGGAAATATCCGCTCGCCAGCAGGAAAGGGTTAATCTGATGATGGCCGAGGCAGTGCAAGAGACTGTTTCATCGAGAGCAGCTTTGGATGAGGATGCCGAACACAGATTCGATCGAGGAGTTGAAGTTTTCTTCTTCCCCGACGAAAGCAATCAGGGGGCTTTGGAAAAGAATTCTGCTTCTACTAGTAGTCCTGGTGTTGATAAGAAACTTGATGTGCCAGTGTCTTCATCGAGTGGAGAGCAAATTAAAGTTTCTCCAGTTCCGGGACTTTCGCGTACGAATAGCAGCTCCGATGAATGGGCGTATCAAGCCATTCGACACAGTGGCAGCAGTAATGAGCTGCAAGATTTGCTGAATTTCGAAACGTCTGTGATGAAGAATTCGTATATCAACCAAGAAGATGACGATGACGCTGTTGAGGCGTTGCCCCAAGTCCGAGAGGAGCTCGGCGATGTTAAGCAAACCGAAAAGATTCCCCCTGTCATGAAGAGCAGCATGGGTttggatgatgatttttgtgTCATAGCCGATGAGGAGAAATCGTATTTGGTAAGTTCTTCTCTTGGAATAATAAGAAAAAGgtctttaattcaaaacttttgacTTGTAGTCTCAATGTGGCATCCGAGATCTGGTTATATCTGAAGATCCGTTGCGAATGGTGGACAATCATTTTAAGTTGCCAGCTGGAAAACCCGACCTCCTTCAGGCTCCCGAGAATTTCCCAATGGCCGAGTATCGATATACATTATGTGAGATGACGCTAACGTGGCATTTGTATGGCGGTCATGATTTTCCCCTCCAATCCACCGAAGTGTCATCAACAACAGAGGCGAAGGACAAggaaaaaatgtaagttcaTCTTAATTTTTATCGGTTCatagttttatatatttgtatgtgcAGCCGTCCAGAACCACAACCATCCATGTCCGATGCCTTTAAACATGGTGTTTCGTACTCCAAGGTCACCGAAAGCATCCAATACGGCAAGAAACCAAAAGAGAAACTAAGTTGGCGAACAATCGGTGGAACGAATCGAAATCACGAGACATTGGTGGAAATTCAACTGTCGAAAGTTCGTTGTTCGCATGAAGTTTATCCCACACAAACTACCCAAGCATCACGTCAGGTCCTTGTTATAAGTGAACTTGAAGTTCGAGACCGTTTGCAAACTTCCGAGATCAATAAATTCCTGTATCATCCGAGTGCCAAGCATCTGCCAAACAAAAGTTCTCAACACATGATTGTTATCAAGGCCCTGCATGTGAGGCCTCATCCTAGTACGAGCATATCAGAGGAGTGTTCCCTGCGAATATCATTGCTGCCGTTGCGACTTAATATTGACCAAGATACGCTGCTTTTTATAGCGcagttttttaatgatttaagttCGTCCGGCGATGTTGGAAGTGATGGGGAGGTTTCATCTACATCGAGACGGCAATCATCCCTGCAGCCACCGGTAATGATGGTCGATGACTTGCCAGAAGCCGTGCAAGATTATCAGGCACGTAAAATGGTCTCAACGAATTTGGATTTGTTGATGGAAGGAGAAGAAAAATCTCACCGAAAGGAACTGCCAacagctgctgctgctgcgggTTCAACGGCGAATGCTGCAGAAACAGGGGGCAAAAAAGCTCCGATTTACTTCCGTGAGGTGATCTTCAGTCCGGAGGTAAATATTCGATTGGATTATCATGGCAGGCGTATTGAACTGTCTAGAGGACCAATAGTTGGATTTTTAATGGGTCTGGGGCagttgcaatgttcagaaattaaattgaagaaaattatctACAAGTAAGTTGTACTTTAGCAGACATTTATTAATGAGGTTCGTTTGACTTACTAGTTTTACCTTATTGTATTCTAGACATGGTTTGCTGGGAATTGATAAACTTATAGCACATCTATGTAAAGAATGGCTCCAGGACATCAAAAAGAACCAAGTTCCTGCGATTTTAAGTGGCGTTGGGCCAACATACGCATTCGTTCAGCTTTGTAAGAATCTTTGAGtctatttttggtttaaatgaTTTACTTATGgttcttggttttattttactGTTGTTTAGTCCAAGGAGTTTATGATCTCTTCTGGCTGCCATTCGAGCAATATCAAAAGGATGGTCGTTTTGTACGGGGACTGCAATTGGGAGCACAAAGTTTCACAGCAAGAACAGCACTCGCTGCCTTAGAAATTACCTCTAGGGTTATACAATTATTACAGGTATTTGTTTTAATGATAAACAAGTTGTATTTTAGGTTAATAttggtgtttttgtttctaGTTCACTGCTGAAACAGCTTACGATATGGTTTCACCAGGTCCGTCAGTACGGAGTATTCGACATAATCGTAAAGGTAAACGTAGGAGGCCCCATCGCCCGCAAGATATTCGCGAAGGAGTAGTCAATGCATATCAAATTGTCAGAGATGTAAGTTCTAAtaccttttcttctttttctcaaTCTTAGCCTTTTACTTACCTGGAATCAAATTTGTTCTTTTAGGGAATAAATGACACAGCAAATGCTCTAATTGAAACGGCAGTCCTAGAGCATGATCAAAAAGGATACACCGGCGCCGTCGGTGGTATAATTCGACAAATACCACAGCTTGTGGTGCAACCTGCAGTCCTCGCCACGCAAGCCACAACAAACATTTTGGGCGGTGTTAAAAGTTCTCTGGTGCCCGATGCTAAGCTCGAGGCACGCCAAAAATGGAAAGAGGACAGTGATTAGCAGAGGCTTCCATCACATCGTTCTCCACACGCTCTCATCCACCAATTTtggattttgaatattttcagtTATTCACCCAAAACCcaactgaaaattttaatttttattttaaatttaagacaaagcactcattattattattatttcttttgtatgcGCTGTAGTTTTAAGTTGTGCTTGATGTGTTTAAGTTAATATTAATATAGTCTCTAATCTTCTTTTCTataaacttcttttttgtttttcttttaaactatatccgctttcaaaaaaacacaaatcgaAATCACTgacatcaaaaaaagaaacaattaaaacaaaaatatccaaatatattggaaacaaaattctaaaacaaaatcaatatagttttattttataaggaacaaaattattgaaaaaaaacatgtaaataaattgaaaatgataatcttaaaaacaaaaaacaaacaaggttggttataaaaatgagaataatattgaaaatgttaattatcaaatttttgtctttggaatacttttatttttctctttgacAAATGTGGTCATGTGAACTAAAgtgtgttaaaaataaatatatacacttatacataaaaacatacatacaatacacacatatatttatattttttgaatagaaaatattcaaggaaacataataaattaatgtatatgccttcttttaataaaattatttttatcaaatttacgaaaaaataaaaataataataaaaacaaataaacaaataaatgttgatacctacaaacaaacaaataaaacaaattaaataaaaatcataattatgacaaatttaagcaaaattcttgtaaaatatgattgtgttttatttttaggtgaCACGTTCTTCTTTTAGGTGAATCGGGAGTAACTCAGTTGTTTAAGAAAGGTATACTTTTCTTCCATAGTTTAGAAATTTTTTGAGCATGTGTCTTTCGATAATTGTATTAAAGCCATATTCTGCTAAGCGTTCACGCTATCCGTCGGATTgtcctaaaattggtaaaaacttcgTTATGAAACGTGGCGCTACATTCCTTTGTTGTTAATTGGGGCTTCACCCAATGAAAATCAAATGCCTCATTTCCTTTCTGAATGCGATGAAATGGCTcatattattatctttttatatttttatttttcactacaTAACTGAAACGAGTTTATGGTACCAAAACGGTGCTTTCCAtctctacctacctacctaaatcCTCaatcaacaaacttctccatctagctcttTCACGTGCTAAACGCGTTCAGTTGCACaatccaagttggttgaggtcgcTTTTCACttatgcgcgccacctgatccacggtcttcctctactacggtGTTCTGCGGGCggccacctgatccacggtcttcctctactacggtGTTCTGCGGGCGtggattcaaatatttttagggacggagcattgatttccatgcgctctacgtgacctagcCATTTCAGTCGTTGGAGTTTTATTCTtgtggctaagtctacgtcgctgtatagTCCGTGCACCTTATATGCTTACGGGAACGTAGATCACGCGGAAAACTTTTGTCTCATCCGATTTTGCCATAATCCataccgtatagcaggacggggatgatgagagtcttataaagctcgagagagggctttattactcaattgctttcttagcccaaagaaacaatagtaatttttcgtttgatctcagggcTGTGGTtattttctgtgttcatagcggagcTAAGGTAGACAAAGTCGTTAATTAGCTCAAAATTAAGTGTGTCGATGGTTATATTTTGACCGAGACATCCGTCGGTGTTATAtttcctttcttgatgacagaatGTACCTCTTTCGTTTTGCCCTCTTTTACCGTCTCACCGCCTCTGCCCCAATACTCACACAGTCCACATTGAcatcccttacagcggaattcggttcgtcatcgccgttttataatttggagaagtggtctttccatattctcaacaaagactgcggttctactacgatgttcccctgatcgtctttacaggcttcggttcatggctggtacccttagaaagttttttttaccttttgataCGAAACTCATTTctattgtgacatccctctatctcctcgatcgcacgcttctcatgctctctttttttccatctaagaagccggtgttcctctctcctcttctgctcgtagagctcgcgatcagctctggtcctcctgtgcagcgccgttttgaatgcctggggccctactatgtaactcgattctacttttgattctattagAAAATCATTTGCGATTCTACTCAAAAACgctctatataaagatataaatccccggtagacatcttggtttgcctacaagctaaaccggaaatcagcctcataaactttttcatagtgtgcgtgtaatttctcctccaatttattaaatttccccaaaaaactcagtaagtgtgtctatgtatgcgtgaaaacacgtcaattttttctcgttgaattcgttcacatcacaaatacaacaatgtaaacaaatgggttttgaagggtgatacgtacgaaggatttatatctttactagagtgtttttgattcTACTTTTAAGTGGCACTAcctatgaaagtagaatcgaatGCCAGTAATGCCAAGGAATTGCTAGAAAAATTGCGATTTTCGAACGAGGCTCGAATTTATTTGACAttacatgaacaaaaataaaaagagaaaaactaaTAACTCAAAGCGcgaaatttatttcaacatagttttttatttgttaattaaatatGGATAGTGTAGGAATTTGGTTTGATGAGGAGTCAAATGAAAATGAGGAAAGAGTTCAACAAATACAAAGGAGATGGATACGAGATAATTCCAATATATTGGAGCTCAGCGACAAGAGGTTGTGCCATTGAagttatttcaaaagtttttttttaatacattttgttatgtttACTTACAGCTTTGTTCAAAATTACCGCCTGTCTAAGGATGCATTTACATTCATATTAAATAGCATTTCCACAGAACTAAATATTTCCAGAAGACAAACTTCTGTGCCGAATATAATCAAATTATCGGcaacattgaaatttttggcGACAGGCGGATATCAAAACCAAATCGGTGGAGATAGATTTGCGGGACTAGCACAACAAACAATGTCGAAAATAATGAGTGAAGTTTTATCTGTTATAGAAAAGGTTGTTTGTCCGAAGTTTGATTTTCAAGTAATGCATTTTGTCGCTTTTTTGGTGTAATTCTTTGTCTtggtatattttctttttcagccCTCTGAGTATTCAGACTTGTTTCAAAGTTTCAAATTCTTCATCAGCATTTTCAATGCCCACCACGGATGCTCCTACACTTTCTGTATAGTCTTCGAGCTGgctatttgaatttgtttcatGTGCAACACCGAAGCATAGAGACCTTTGCATCCCATCAACTGCTTGATTTAAATCTACCAACTCAATTACTTTCTCTTCTAAAGCAttcaaagaataatatttagGTGGACCACTTCCAGTTGCGGAtatatttattctgttttttcgTAACTTAGCTTTCGTATGAACTTTAAAATCAGCCCAAACCTAAAAAGGtacatagctttaaaaaaagtggTCAATGGTGGAACTTAGTTTACCTTTTTCCAACCGACAACATCACGCTGCGGAGGACCTTCAGCATTCAAATTTGCAGATAAATTTAGCCACAACTGTTTGGACTTTTGTCTTGCCTCGGGAGATTTTAAATATCCTTTAGCCAAATCTGAATGGCTAGTCATGAATTGCACCATTAGTTCAAATTGTGATGTCTTCGTGTTCGGATTTTTTGATGATTCCCTATACAAAACACATGCACATacaataataatgaaataaaatcaataaattattaattttcaatttatatttacttacattttgaaaaataatactttCGCACAGTTCTTTTCGCCAACACATTTGATGACGGATAATTTTGTGAGGTTTTGCTACAATTTGGCGTCTACTTACGAGTTCGGTAGTTCCCCGTTTATGCGAAAGTGCGTAAAAAGTActtggcactactagaactgTTCGATTTTCGCACATTGTAGCGTTCTATAAGAATTACAGAgtaccaaatttgcgaattCGCACATTTTctttgtagaatcgagttacagaGTTGGGCCCCTGTTGTTTCGCTGTATtcgcgattgtagccgtctaacgtcgaaacatctcacagtacttccttgttttggatTGCACCGGATATCCGTAGTCgtaacgaggtagtggtccaagtcaatgttggcccctcggaaagttcggacatcctgtatgCTGGAGAAGtttcgtgcgtcgatcgcaatgtggtcaatctgacTGAAGACTTTAAGCCTAaatctagttccaacaacaaatccacaccttAATAGACgatgtctttgttctcggtatagcagtcgccgtagtatacatcgcagtcttttagtttgcgtttaaccggtccatcccatcgaacttcttggatggcggtaatatctgccttgcagcagtttaggtcTTCCGCTAATTGTTAGGCTGCAAGTGGTATGTTAacggacctaacattccattatagatccgaagttcgttgtttgggttgtcaacagtaaatcctaactaaggtattttttacgtggtcaggaagttaTCCCGACGGCACAGCCAGGTACGAAAAATCCGAATGCTGATTTGTCATTCCATAAGTACTAGATTTTTTATCGGCATTAAaaatcatagaggaaatatataatatatttcctctatatTAGAAATAAGAGTACctacaaaatattcgtttttgaaaatatttgctttcgaaacTCATTACAGAGAAGGGCCCCTGGTCTAAAACCAGACACGATGTAAGCGTTGTTAAGttgactgattcctctatagttgatgcagttAAGAGGGTGTCCTTTTTTCAGTCGGGCAAACAATAtcagtattattattaatgtacaattcattattattattaatacatatttattaagCTTGGGTTCTGAAGGATTTTAGGTATggaattgtttataaattaatgtCTTAAGAGGAAAGgcgatatttgaaaaaatgtagtggacaatttgtttttaatttttgtatttggttagatttcttgtttttttgatGCCGTTGTCCATAATagaggaatggaagggacctacaattttaggttGAATCCGAacgacaaccatacacgatcattggccgtatgagggccatgtaccaaattaccttcactctggggtcaagccgactgctaaaaaacagccgtttcgtcagagtgaaggctcctctggccctggtcagagcagcatttatatgtctgtcgaaatataaatactgacctaaccagataccgaggtacttctctacacttttgcttgctaatggctgcccgtgaagatcaacgatgaccatcttgccccagttcttgcacgtatccctagtggccctagccaacggagtccggaacagaattgtctctgacttctggacatttattttcagtttccagtcgtcgcaatatcgctgaatctgaaagagaattctaataacctcaacctttcgggccgttctgtacgcaattagatcgtcagcgtacgcaattgcctttctaagactacctatcagatcgctggtatAAAAGCAGAAGAGAATCGACGAAtttaccgctccctgttgaagaccatttttaattgtgaat
It encodes:
- the LOC129943094 gene encoding autophagy-related protein 2 homolog B isoform X1, whose amino-acid sequence is MVPWFNVFDGLKNKTCRYLLQRYLGQFLEEKLNLEQLNVELYNGKATVRDVALNCKSLNELCETQGWGVEVTGGHIGLITVQVPWNAIMTNDSSIEVSDLFISLRPVQRQTDGSSMLESMWSSVSSSMQLAQECLEKHGTGEEDFEFNAQNNSIEGLEKFAQTIDSVLNRIKAKCLNTEIRLEYLPPKSSQGIAIVIKIQNLNYRNEAGSGGNGSSGGEEGHNTQADLQSREEIDGEDGSQHIQLLSTFATHNINMEGITIYTEEFRVSQPNNSNPLVEPSLDESRTRTPRSNLDLEASVDDPFYSMISTTTSSIADQHPYTGSFKRTQESAMAASRSSSSSSFSRRSRTPTASTADDEEDTDAEEDDTEQPLVEVYSSKCIPIVRMDGKQEIKIKMKQTEDVAGPKVSLDVQLGALYVFSTPRQLHLVTNFCDAFFAEDPAVGKETPSAGRTDPSQPQMSGGLGANKNFSSNMTGILGGQGNWGEPAEDFSYRATTSSKRAPSMFSNDDGRSTLGSDYCESVSSSLSSSTTTTCSSKFARKAANLEASGDISNFNITIASAAVVVLHEDILVACSSSTEMPGSPLSVESELNLLKLSNYFFSCIDEKQGLVGFTCQKNHLKMYAAPIIAEGIQQRNKNLISMKFTISMTRVDLHEVLENVATPLLEFERTQMCDEEIHKRPEMIIQMKTTTPSLNPQSRKRKVPIPPRTEFDISLDKCTVELDISIYDRLSAIFCSSPFSADTPPIEEIKKNESRHLDPIKEFNVTSPIMQLRLRFPIADSRPVHDPNRVPWWKQNVRPDLLLLSFYQIRMKFSSLLIEFLANEIDVYYVESHTIPKIHLFKSNLVNNSIPTLKEPNVDYPRISIEFPSEKTLSTLLKCCTEDSDSAETSGESCDLYTRRSREYVPFSSKRVCRQSDTPHPNINKAECETILLPGDSQEMRKFCDTAMKTSKLQIKISLPTALIQVSSKQLYEIIYNRVNTDLLMWEPSSPSFIRKAKPPPAPTIEQSLLNIGMMDSMYVPSTSPLHPYDTYDNDAIPTPKHYSSSEDDCGGGGGVGGGGGGGCDHDSGGPSDNESDSIYYSTYEKKRSKRSLATQAAMKTSGCSFELSVGKGVLSLFPPVRDAENRVLPNQLGEFRIAVEDFCIFSVSRFNGNDNMAYLCLHTKDLQMFHCGLIPTRDSEPGLPEFKCIPHHMQSTFYSSPANLTKSDNEGNVNREMLSLAIEIKKVPDQSLKRLKITTGIQKATLRHNPALSQHTWLNQLIDFLDVIDYPIEGYKPYGIVTEIQVHLWDCAIDYRPKNFPFRSVIEIGSFMMSSNIVSSVPGCTLRFIAEECILSLAPYEPKSSKSENKVTALPSSNLVPVIDIGLLDISLRLNEKASERSPKLDLRTSIQDVHIRSCFDSGRALATLIAYVASDGDLLNVGDDDESMTSSMESSVYSDASLFSMKDRKSSIPEISARQQERVNLMMAEAVQETVSSRAALDEDAEHRFDRGVEVFFFPDESNQGALEKNSASTSSPGVDKKLDVPVSSSSGEQIKVSPVPGLSRTNSSSDEWAYQAIRHSGSSNELQDLLNFETSVMKNSYINQEDDDDAVEALPQVREELGDVKQTEKIPPVMKSSMGLDDDFCVIADEEKSYLSQCGIRDLVISEDPLRMVDNHFKLPAGKPDLLQAPENFPMAEYRYTLCEMTLTWHLYGGHDFPLQSTEVSSTTEAKDKEKIRPEPQPSMSDAFKHGVSYSKVTESIQYGKKPKEKLSWRTIGGTNRNHETLVEIQLSKVRCSHEVYPTQTTQASRQVLVISELEVRDRLQTSEINKFLYHPSAKHLPNKSSQHMIVIKALHVRPHPSTSISEECSLRISLLPLRLNIDQDTLLFIAQFFNDLSSSGDVGSDGEVSSTSRRQSSLQPPVMMVDDLPEAVQDYQARKMVSTNLDLLMEGEEKSHRKELPTAAAAAGSTANAAETGGKKAPIYFREVIFSPEVNIRLDYHGRRIELSRGPIVGFLMGLGQLQCSEIKLKKIIYKHGLLGIDKLIAHLCKEWLQDIKKNQVPAILSGVGPTYAFVQLFQGVYDLFWLPFEQYQKDGRFVRGLQLGAQSFTARTALAALEITSRVIQLLQFTAETAYDMVSPGPSVRSIRHNRKGKRRRPHRPQDIREGVVNAYQIVRDGINDTANALIETAVLEHDQKGYTGAVGGIIRQIPQLVVQPAVLATQATTNILGGVKSSLVPDAKLEARQKWKEDSD